Proteins co-encoded in one Pararge aegeria chromosome 19, ilParAegt1.1, whole genome shotgun sequence genomic window:
- the LOC120631985 gene encoding uncharacterized protein LOC120631985: MCRVLIAAVALTCTLSHDLMCILLLSGMQKEHLDGNLLTKLQRHNVNIEDMNNAKLLQACVQSRDNNSDDKFTNITETQPFNQIKSKSIFLSN, from the exons ATGTGCAGAGTTCTGATCGCCGCGGTCGCCCTTACATGTACGTTATCACACG ACCTAATGTGCATTTTGTTGTTGAGTGGAATGCAAAAGGAACACTTGGACGGTAATTTGTTGACAAAACTGCAACGACACAACGTAAACATCGAGGATATGAACAATGC AAAATTACTGCAAGCTTGCGTACAATCAAGGGATAACAATAGCGACGATAAATTTACAAACATAACAGAaactcaaccattcaatcaaataaaaagtaagtcGATCTTTCTTTCTAATTAA